TGAGTGTTGTTATTCAATTATGTCTTTCTGTTGATTCACTTGATTGTGACTTCAATTTGTCGTGAGTTGGAATATATTGGAGCTAGTTTCTGATCAAATATAGAGCGTTGCATCCTATACTTCTAATGGAGGGGACAATGGCTTCTACAAGTGATGCGGATGCATCTGATCTGGAGAGCATTAAGAGAAAGTTGATCAAGAGCCTGGCCAGCAGTTGGGAAGAAGTTGTACAGATATACGAGCAAGATCCAAGAGCTCACAAGATCGAGATCGGCCCATCAAGGAACACAGCATTGCATATAGCAGTTTCAAGTGGGCGAGAAGGCATAGTAGAACGACTAGTGAAGTCGATTGCCAAGAATGGTAACCCCGTGGATGTTCTATCTATAGGGAATAGAGATGGGAACAATCCTCTTCATTTGGGGGCCTCACTGGGAAGCATTTCCATCTGCAGATGCATCACTGGTGAGTATAGACAAATGTTTGGTACCCGCAACAACATGGATGATACGCCCCTTTTAAGGGCAGCTCGCTATGGCAAAAAAGATGTTTTCCTCTGGTTGTATGATATGTGTGAAGGCAACGCAGCCCATGACTACTTCCAGAACAAATATGGTGAAACCATTCTCCATCTTGCCATTGACGGAGGATGCATGGGTAAGCAATATTAGAGTGCTGTTCTTCAGTTTACATGTTCTATTTCTTAATTGTAATATAAATCATAGGCATGAAAGTAGTCAGTTGTAATGAACCTCTATTAGGTGCGTACGCCTCTTTGGTTTTGGGTGCCTCCAAAGAAGACAATAAATTTGGTTGATTCATGGTTGTGGTGGACAGATTTGGCGTTTCAAATTATTTGTAAGCAGGAAGATCTCATGGATTCTGTTGACCGTGATGGAATCTCCCCTCTGCATGTCCTAGCTGAGAAGCCTACTGCATTCAGAAGTGGAATTCATCTCGGCTGGTTCAACAAAATCATTTATCACTGTAAGATTCTCCAAACCAAACCGAAATGTTTGCAAGTATCAAACAGAGATTGATGCATGGGGCTGAATTGAATCTAGTGCATGCATCATTTGTTATCTTGTATCTTATATCTCCATCAAGGCCATAAATTTCTGACAGTTCCCCTTGTTAATCAAATTGGAAGGTATTTCTGTTGAAGAGCTCATCCCTGCAGGGACTTCCAAAGCAAAGAAGAACTTCTTTCAAGAGCTACGGAAGCTGATTAAATTACCAGGTGGGAGCAGGGATCGGTAGCTTAATCATTTGGTAGAAAACATTATTGTAACCACTGACCGCTTTCTTGATGTTGCAACCATAATTTGTTGTCGTGGTAGTTAATCAGTATGAGACAGTAACAAATTAATATGGTTCACTTGCAAAAGGAATAGAAGCATTTCAGCATAGGAGATCTCAATCCCTCTTTTAGTATATTCTTGCTCATGTGTGCTGTGACCAAGCTTATACCTCAAGTAACtagtggaaaaaaaatgcagGAAAATCTAAAAAGCACTTGGATCTAGAGAATCCTGAAGAAGGGCAAGGAATTGAACATCATGGTGAGTGTGGGATCTACTTGATTTAAGCTAAAGCACTCTTAAAAGCAACTTCAAGTAAACAGTACTGATTTCTTTACCTTTGTATAGGTCATAATTCAACGAATATTGGAGCTCAAGGACACAAACCATTCCACTCCAAATATGGCAGATGCCTGAGGTTCATCAAGCTTTTTGTATCCCAAGTACTGCTGGTTATCATCTCAGTGATGCCAGGTATAACACCATATTAATCACCATCCCAAGTTTCTCTAGtattaatttccaaaacaatAGAGGTTCAATGTACGTTCTTGTTTCTTTGTGGATACATGTTTAGGTTCAAGCCAGGTAAGGAagctaaaagagaaaaaagagatgCACATGTGGTCTCTTCAGATCCTGAACAAACTACATGAACGTGCTGCAAGGTGTACATATGAAATGAATCCCAAAAATCATGAGGCAGGTTCAGAGTATGAATACCTCATAAGGGAAAGAGGTAACCTCTATGTCAACCCTGTTTTCATTACAAATAAACTTCttggtgtatatatatatatatatatatatatatatatatatatatatatatatatatatatatatagaaagatgTGGAGACAAGGTAACCAACCACTTTCTCCAATATCTTTAACTGATATTAAGGAGAGGCAGATCTGGTGCAGAGCAATCACAACTCAAATTCTTGAAATTTAACCACTGTTATTAGATGATTGGTCCATTGGGCTTTCTCTTGTAGTTGAAGAATGAGTTTTCTTATCTTTGTAGATCGGGGGATGACACCAATACTACTTGCATCAAGGAATGGTATCGTGGAAATGGTAGAGAAAATCCTGCAACTGTTTCCTATGGCCATTCATGACACCAACGGCTGTAATTGGAACATAGTGCTGGAGGCAGTAGAGAATAGGCAATCACATATATATGAATTCTTACTCAACAGTAGTCATCTTATTGATAAAGAAGGTGCATTTCACGCTGTTGATTATCACAGGAACAATGCATTGCATCTAGCTGGAAAGCTTGCAAATTACCGCTACCTCCAGCGTATCCCCACCAGCATGTTGCAAATGCAGTGGGAAGTCAAGTGGTACCAGGTATGCAAAACTCAAGCTAAGATTTAAATTAGCTTATGAGAAATGACTCAAACCGATGaataataacttaaaaagtatGCACTTGGTTCAATGCAGTATGTGCAGAATTCCTTGCCACCATATTTTGTTGTTCAAAAAAATGACAGAGGAGATACCCCAGATGAGATCTTCCAAATGGAACATCAAAGACTTGAAGACGCAAGCAAACAATGGCTAAATAGCACATCCAATTCCTGCTCTTTCATTGCAGCACTTATAGCAACTGTTGCCTTTGCCTCATCAGCCTCTGTACCTGGAGGGGTAAAGCAAGACACTGGGGAACcagtttttgaaaaccatcTGGCTTTCAGTATTTTTGCAATGGCATCGCTAGTTGCTCTTTGCTGTTCAGTGATCTCCTTGCTAATATTCCTCGCCATTTTCATCTCCAAGGACCAAGACAAAGATTTTACTACGAACTTGccaaggaattttttatttgggttAACATCTCTCTTTATATCCATGACAGCCATGTTGACCTGTTTCTGCTCGGGAAACTTCTTGATGCTTAAGGGTCAACTAAAATATGCTGCAATTCTGGTATATGCACTCACCGGCCTGCTAATGGCGTACTTTGTTCTGAAGCACTTTCCATTATTTATTGATCTTCTGAAGGCTACATTTCGTAAGGTGCCTGAGCGTATATACAAGGAGTATCTGTAGATTGCTTTGGTCTGGGCTCAAGGAGGACCTTATGCCATGGTGATGATGGCCAGATCTGATGATGATGTAATTTTTCAGTTGTTTTGTgtctttcaaatatatatatatatatatatatatatatatatgactgTAATCTTCCTCCTGGAGTATAGATTCTTATCAAATTGATTGATAACACAAACAATGGTGACCTCATTATGCCTCCCATTCGCCCCTGCATTCCCCTAAACTCCTCCAAAGCTCGATTCATCTCTCCATGTCTCATATACCCATCAATTATTGCTGTCCAAAAGTACATATCTGACCCGACTAAAAATACATAACACTTGGCATCAAGTCAGCATGCCAAGTGTTATCACCTGGGCTTACTAATGAAATTGCACCATCTGTATGTGTCTGTGAGgcctttttagttttttgatgATGTGATGGAGATTAGGTGAGTCTAAACTGCTCTCCAGAGATGAAGCAACAATCCCAGGGACATCTTCCTGGCCAACCATATGCAGAGAAACAAGGAACCCGATTAATGAACTCAATGTTTTCATCGTAGCACCACGCCATCTAGATGCCCAGATTTGCTAGCTTGAAAGTCCTCCCAAAGAATCTACTCCATGAACAACAATAGAACTACTGGATTCTAACAATGATTGATCACTAAAATCACCTACAGTAGGTGAAGCTTCGGAAAACTCCCCTGGTCGAAGAGGTACTTGCGCTGGCAACTGGATGAGCAAGTACAAGTGATCCCATAAATTAGTTATGACAGAGATTTATATGCGTAATAGTTGGAGAAATactggataaaaaaaaaaaataatttgtttctaCCAACCAGAATTCACTAGCATATTCCCACTAAAGTTAACATGAATGGCACTTGAAAATTGCAAGAATTCTTCATCCACATGAACATTGAGCATACTCCCATGCAAGTCAAGCATTTCAAGTTTTGAAAGCAGCTTGAAACCTTTTAGGGAACCTCTTCACCagtactaaataaaaatataacagcATTCTTGAATCCATGAGCCCCTTAAGAAATCTCCcgagcaagttccaacatagaAGCTACGCACGAACTACAGTCACCAGCTCTTTCTAACAGTTTGCACCAGATTTTGCATGAAAACAATCCACTAGAACACCATCTCCCAGCTAGCCATGTTCTTAATCTTTTCTTCCTCTGCCAAAACATACTGGAGTGTGTCATCAAGAGCATCAGAACCAATAGAGTGGAGATCCATGTAGATTGTTAGAAGTTAGGAATATCCATTTCGGCCTCTCTTTCTGAACAACATCAGCAATGAGTTCTGCATTTGGGCTAAAGTTTCATCAATTACTGCTGCGATGGCAGTTGTGACTGCTGCCCTTGTGTTGCCTAGTTATCTGCTGAGGAAGGATCAAACCACCACCAGTTATGAAAGCTTTCATATTTGGCCTTTGAAACTGCTCCAAGAAGCTCCGTACTGATTCCTGATCCATGTAGGCCGATTTCAATGGGACAAGAGTGTGTTCTATTTGTGAATCAGACACTTTGTCACCAAGGCCAAGAACTTATGAGGTATTTCCCTGTTGCCACTCTCTTTGCATGACACCATCACTAATGTTCAATCCTATCTTCAAAGTGGCTTTTCTGATAGTGGGTCATGCTTTGTTCCAAAAATATTGCTAACAGAGGAACTTTGAAAATATTCTTCCGATCCATCAGCACCTTGAATTTGAATCTGATTGTTGGTTTCACAAATACCCTTAACAGCTTCTCTTTCCTCTGACTTACCAAGGTTCCTTAAAACACTGAAAACTGCAGAACCACTTTTAAGGTACTCAACTGATTCATCAGTAACTTGGACGCAATTAATGATCACATGATTGTCTTCCACATTTTCTCCTTTACATCTTTCTCGCTCTGAAACTCGTTTGCAACACTCTCTGGTCcatgagtcagcaggtgccctAAGCAGGTTCAGGGAATTGTAAGAGGCCCTCCAATTCTTCTTATCAAATCTCAACAATCTGCTGTGCAAAATCTCCACAATTCTTCCATAATCAGGTCGTGAGTATAAATTTGCCATAATGACACTATTACCTGTGTTTTCAGGCTCCATCTCGAACAAATGATCACAAACAAACTTCCCAAGTTCGACATCACCAGAAACTGAAACCCCATTGAGCAGTGCACCCTAGATTTTGGCATTTGGTTCAACTGACATATTAGAAATGAATTATGTTGCTTCTGAGAGCATTCCAACTCAGCTTACAACTCCTACCATGCAAACATAATATTCAACAGAGAGCTCAATGCCATATTTTAGAAATATCTCATTAAATACCTTCCAAGCTCTATTGACCATCCAGGGATGGGCACAAGCTGCTAACACTGTAGTGAAAGTGGCATGATCAAGCCTAGTTCCAGATTGAATTCCCTGTGCTGCTGCTTTCTGAAAGAGATACTTCTTTGTCTACTTCAACAACCTTCCAGGAGAACTTCTTCTCTAATTGATGGGGTTCTGTATGTTTCCGATGAAGGGAATGGACTCTGGAGGAAGAACTCAAGCTTGACACAACAAAGCTGTAGACGAACATTCCCTAGCATCAACTTCCATTTGTGCAAACCCATATGAGGACGATATTAACTAGTACGAATAATTCTGAATTTCTTCTCCATATCTGATGAAAATTGGTGACTTAAAGCAAGCTGAAGCATCTTATCATATAGATACAGGGCACAATCTCTCATACCAATAGATGCCTACTGACCAACCTGAGATTTTCTGTAACACTCCTCAAATAATCAGTTTCTGCATATTTAATGAAACAGGTGCAGCTTTCATGAAGCTTTTTGGAAAAGTTCTCATGGCGCTTCTCATCAGAATCTTTGACCACAAGAATTTCAAGTGGTGGGGTTCCTGGAGATGCAATAACCAGCTGTCTAGGACTGTGATTCCTGCCAACAAATCTTCCCATACCAGAAGTTGTATGAACTGATTTACTGGAGGGATCATGCACCACTTCCACTGATATTTGACTTGTCATCTAAGCAAGAATGGTTAGATGAAACCATGTATGATGATTGCTCACTGATCTATTCCAGAAAAAGCAAGCTTTGTCTGATCAAAAGGAAGCTGTAGCTTGCCCTTTTAGAAATTTGAAAGTGCACAAGTAGTGTTCCTAAGCATATACAGCTTTGCACGCTAGTTCAACTGTGCTAGCAAAGTAAGCAGAGCCCCATTGCCAAGGACAAGATCACCGCATTTGAAATCTCATGATGCCACCAGTAAGCTTGTTGTCCTTTTGAAATCCAGCGCAGATCTTTTCAAGAATTAGACTAGGGGAAACAGTTATAAGATAGTATCAGATTATCAGTTAATTTCAACTGTGATATAGATTTTGGAATTGAACCCATAAGCGTTTTTGCACTCAAATCCAGAGATGCTGTCTTCTTGCAATTGAAAAGGTCCAAAGGGATCCACTCGATTGGTTTCTAAGTCCTCTCTTGAAACAGAATCATTTTCTACAAAAATCACCATCCCGGCAATCGTAGGGCATTATGTCAGAATTTCCATCACAAATGAATTTCTTGGTAGCACCATTAGTAGTCTCAGCATCAAGCTCACTTAATCAACTCCTTCACTAGCCTATTCAAGTGTTCAATAGCAGCAAGGAATTCCCCATAGTCTATTGTTCCACTGTCGTCAATCTCAGCTGCATCCAATGTTGTGTCATCCTTGAGAATCTTTCCAAATGCAATCAACTGATAACATAGCTCATATAGTGTCCACTGATTCAGCTTGCACAACCATGGCCAAAGGCACTTTTGAATGGACTCCAGCATAGGGCACAGTTCCAGGATATACAACTAAAGCAGCTCTAGTAGTGGTTGGAGAGGGACTCGTCCTAATCTCTCAGCCACTCGACCAACATTTATGTCCCTGGAAAAGCAAATGGATGAAGTTTTAATAGCCTCACATTTTCCACACTGTGCATACATATCTGCCAGTGCATTCCTCAAGAACAAGCCCAAGACCATCCCtctgattgattaattaatcaatccaCTTCCCCAGATCAAGTGCATCAAAAAACTAAAGAGAAAGAACAGAGGAGAACCAgaaaaagcaaacaaacaatATATGAACCAAGAAAAGCCACATCTGATGCTCTTTCAATGGGCTTGGACCGCTGGGAAGAGTAGATTCAAACAAGAAAAAGGCAACCAATATCTTCAAATAAGGCAAAATGAAACAGAGCTTCACTGAGTTCAAATAATACTGAAAAGAACAGTGAATGAAACAATAACAATGAGCATATGAACAAGCTAGAAATTAACAAAACTCATGTGTTGCTTCTGTTGTCCATAACCAAACAAGCAAACAAAACCCCAAACAACAAGAGGAGAAGATGAAAGAACAATGGTAGTGAAGATGAACAAGAGAACACAGTAAACTTACCTGAGAGCTGCTCTAAAGCAAAGATTGCTGACTTCTCAATGCTCCTCTTTTCTGGGAAAAccagcaagaaaatgaaaatcccCTGAAAGCTCCTTCACAGTTCTTGCCCAGCCAGAGAATCCCTCTTCCCTAAAACAAAACCTCACTCCAAAAATCCTCTCTCTGTGAACTTTTCTTCCTATGCAAGCCTCTCCCTAAAACCTCGAATCCTCCCACCCTCTGCCTCACACTGTTCTAAAACCTTCTCAACCAGAAGGATCAACAAACTTCCTACCTCACTGCACTCTAACCAACCGCTACAGCCCACAGCTCTCTCCGtgtgttttttttcattttttttcttcttctccggTCCCTCTAAGACCAGTTCTCCGCAGCAGCTTCTCCACTCTCTCTATTTCCTTTCTAACAGCCAAAAAACTGCTCACTAAAGCTAGCTGTCCCCTTGTAGCCCACTACTAGTCTGCAGAAAAGTGCccgagctttgacccaaaatagtgtgttttaaaaaaaaattctaaaaaataaagttgttttaaaaataatgcccGATCTAATGTGTTTGTGCCACATAAGCTGCcatgtcataaaaccgtagttggtgactacggttttatttttttaaagtggttagaaaccgtagttaccaaccacggttttaacttttaactttaagtttaaagccgtagttggtgactacggctttgacttttttttaaaatggtcaaagccgtagtcactAACTAaggttttaactttatatatatttatatataactttaacttttttaataaaaatattatattattttgattttaaatatacttatttcattatttttaaaataataatatacgaaattaaataattgatatttttaatttgatataaaaatatatttttaaattttattaaaacaataggcactatatttaatataaatataattaattaattaaaataaaatataataaattatatttatttaaaataaataaattataaatgcctatttaaaaaaataaaaaagtaatataaattattatattaattaataatttttatatattatatataagtggtatataatacctctctctctcacacacacacacacacatatatatatatatatatatatatatatatatataaaagtttaatttaagtttaaaatttatcacatttttatttaaatatataaataaattttattaaaacaattgatactatatttaatataaatataattatttaattaaaattaaatataaataaaatataataaattatgtttatttaaaataaataaattataaatgcctattccgagaaaaaaataatataaattattatattaattaataattttttttatatattatatgtaaatagtatataatatcacacacacctatatatatatatatatatatatatatatatatatatatatatatatatatatatatatatataaaagtttaatttaagtttaaaatttaacatatttatttaaatatataaataaattattatcatatcgatataatattatgaacttaaattaaaatatgataaattttaaacttaattgaacttatatacatGTGACATTATATACCatttacatataatatataaaaaattattaattaatataatgatttatattatttgttttttaataggctttcataatttattatattttatttatatttaaatataattaactaaatatatttatattaaatatagaatatattattttaataaaatttaaaaatatatttatatcaaattaaaaatatcaattatttaatttcgtatattattatttttaaaataatgaaataactatatttaaaatcaaaataatataatatttttattaaaacaattaaagttatatataaatatatataaagttaaaaccgcagttgatgactacggctttgaccattttaaaaaaaagtaattaaaaccgtggttggtaactacggtttctaaccactttaaaaaaataaaaccgtagtcaccaactacggttttatgacatgACAGCTTATGTGGCACAAACGCATTAGATCgggcattattttcaaaataattttattttttggaatttttttttaaaacgcactattttgggtcaaagctcaaAGTGCCCCCTCCAGGTGGCAAAAGGAAGCTGCTCACAAAGGGCCCGAAAATAGCTTTAAACTATAAAAAGGAAGAATAGAATGAGGTCACGTGTCCTCGTCCTAAGTCACGCTGTCAAAAGCCCTAAAGTCCTTGAAAACGaacgccaaaaaaaaaaaaaaaaagtaaaaaactaaTCTTAAAGGACCGACCGAAATAATCTTGTAATGATCTCCACATTGGaattcaaaaatcaataatGAGCTGTATAAAGtgagaggaaaaataataataaaaatacatgtattatgaggaaaaaattgaagggataaactttattttttctaatttataccaataaaaatttatatattatatataagttataaatattttctaattctaaccataaaaaacaagaactacatcattattaatttaattttttttttcactcaattTTTCTACAAAGAatctatcaataaaaaaaaaatattttatttttccgaACTTTTCTGTTTATCCTACTTTTCATCTTTATCTTGGCCTTTGTTCGTGTCTTTTCCTCCTAACCGCGTTGATAGGAGGTACAATCATTATTAGTGATGGCTTAAAAGATAGGAGATGGTGGAAGACCAGGAAGCAGAAGGGGTTGACTCTTGAGGATTTGGAGTTTCACGGCCACGGTGGTAGGTGGTGCTGAGCGGCAACTGCAGATAAGGGACGGGGCTGCTTTAGCCTTGTAGGTGAGTGTTGTTATTCAATTCTGCCTTCCTGTTGACCTGTAATTTCAATTTGTCAAGAGGTGAAATAAATTGGAACTAGTTTATAATCATAGAGATGTAGTTGGATCCTGCAggtttaatatctatatttaattaagaaaaaatggttTCTGATCCGGAGACTAGTCTTAGGATAGCGTTAGCGAAGAGCCTGGCCAGCAGTTGGGAAGAAGCTGTAAAGATATACGAGAGAGAACCAAGAGCTCACAAGATCAGGATCAGCCAATCGGGGAACACAGCATTGCATATAGCAGTTTCATGTGAGCAAGAAGACACAGTAGAACAACTAGTGAAATCGATTGCTAAGAATGGGCATCTATGGGATGTTCTATCTATAGAGAATGCAGATGGGAACAATCCTCTCCATTTGGCAGCCTCACTGGGAAGCATTTCCATGTGCAAATGCATCACTGATGAGTGTAAAGAACTGTTGGGTAGCCGCAACCGAGAGGGTCATACGCCCCTTTTAAGGGCAGTTCGCTATGGCAAGAAAGAGGCTTTCCTCTGGTTGTATGGTATGTGTGAAGGCAACACAGCCACTGGCTACTGTAAGAACGGCGATGGTAAAAACGTTCTCCATCTTGCCATTGAAGGAGGACACATGGGTAAGCAATATTAGGGTGCTGTTCTTCAGTCTACAtgttttattcttaattataatattaggCTAAATCATGGTCTGTGGTGGACGGACAGATTTGGCgtttcaaattattcaaaaggAGGAAGATCTCATGGACTCTTTTGACCGTGAAGGAATCTCCCCTCTGCATGTCCTAGCTGAGAAGCCTACGGCATTCAGAAGCGGAATTCATCTCAGCTTGCTCAACAAAATCATGTATCATTGTAAGATTCTCCCTACCAATCAAAAAACTTGGGGCTGGATTGAATCCAGCGCATGCATCATTTGTTATCTTGTATCTGATATCTCCATCAAGGCCATAAATTTCTGACAGTTCCCCTTGTTAATCAAATTGGAAGGTATTTTTGTTGAAGAGCTCGTCCCAGGGGCTCCCAAAGCAAAGAAAAACATCTTTCAAGAGCTGCAAAAGATGATTAAATTACCAGGTGGGACTGAATCATTtagaagaatttttttctttttgtggctTCCTGATCACTTTCTTGATGCTGCAACCATAATTCATAGTCAAGGTAGTAAATTAGTATGAGACAGTAACAAATATGGTCATAATTCAGCATAAGAGATGTCAATTGATCCCTCTTTCAGTACATTCTTGCTCATGTGTGCTGTGACCAATCTATACCCCAAGTAATTAGTGGAAAAAAATGCAGGAAAATCTAAAAAGCACTTGGATCAAGAGAATCCTGAAGAAGGGCAAGGAATTGAACTTCATGGTGAGTGTAGGATCTACTTGATTTAGGCTAAAGCACTCTTAAAAGCAACTTCAAGGAAACACTGATTCCTACACCTTTGTATAGGTCATAATTCAACGAATATTGGAGCTCAAGGACACAAAACATTCCCCTCAAAATATGGCAGATGCCTGAGGTTCATCAAGCTTCTTGTATCCCAAGTACTGCTGGTTATCATCTCCGTGCTGCCAGGTATAACACCATATTACCATCCTAAATTTCTCTTGtattaatttccaaaacaatATCGGTTCAAAGTACGTTCTTGTTTCTTTGTGGATACATGTTTAGGTTCAAGTCAGATAAGGAagctaaaagagaaaaaggagatgCATGTGTGGTCTCTTCAGATCATGAACAAACTACTTGAACATGCTGCGAGGCATACATATGAAATGAATCCCAAACATGATGAGCCAAGCCAACGTCATTATGATTGTTGTATTTCAGAGTATGGATACTTCCGAAGGGGAGAAGGTAGCCTCTATGTCAACCCTGTTCATTACAAACAAACTtcttggtatatatatatagaaagatgTGGAGACAAGGTAACTGACCACCCTCTCCAATATCTTTAACTGATATTGAGGAGAGGCAGATCCGGTGCAGAGTAATCACAATTCAAATTCTTCAGATTTTGACCATTGCTATCAGTCTGTGGGTCAATTGGGCTTTCTCTTGTAGTAGAGTaatgaattttgttttctttgcagCTTTGGAGACGCCAATACTAGTTGCATCAAAGAATGGCATCATGGAAATGGTAACAAAAATCCTGGAACTGTTTCCCATGGCCATTTATGACATCCACAAAGAAAATTGGAAGAACACAGTGCTGATGGCAGTAGAGAATAGGCAATCACATATATATGACTTCTTACTCAACAGAAAACATCTTCTTGATAGAGAAATTGCATTTCGTGCTGTTGATTACCGCAGGAATACTGCATTACATCTAGCTGGAAAGCTAGCAGGGTACCACCACCGCCAGCATATCCCCACCAGCATGTTGCAAATGCAGTGGGAAGTCAAGTGGTACCAGGTATGCAAAACTCAAGCCAAGCTTTAAATTAGCTTTTGAGAAATTACTGTCAACTGATgaataataacttaaattatgcACTTGGTTCAATGCAGTACGTGCAGAATTCCGTGCGATTTAATATTAGAGAAAATCGGGATGATTGTACTCCAGATGAGATCTTCCAAAAAAACCATGCAAATCTTGAAGATGAAAGCAAACGATGGATAGATAGCACATCCAATTCCTGTTCTTTCATTGCAGCACTCATAGCAACTGTTGCCTTTGCCTCATCAGCCTCTGTGCCTGGTGGAGTAAACCAAGACACAGGGGTACCAATTCTTCTACACCATCTGGCTTTCAGTATTTTTGCAATGTCATCCCTACTTGCTCTTAGCTGTTCAATGATCTCCTTGCTAATATTCCTCGCCATTTTCGTCTCCAAGGACCAAAACCAAGATTTTACTAGAAA
Above is a genomic segment from Vitis riparia cultivar Riparia Gloire de Montpellier isolate 1030 chromosome 7, EGFV_Vit.rip_1.0, whole genome shotgun sequence containing:
- the LOC117918441 gene encoding ankyrin repeat-containing protein ITN1-like isoform X2, whose protein sequence is MDLAFQIICKQEDLMDAVDSDGFSPLHVLAEKPTAFRSGIHLSWFNKIIYHCISVEELIPAGTSKAKKNFFQELRKLIKLPGKSKKHLDPENPEEGQGIEHHGHNSTNIGAQGHKPFHSKYGRCLRFIKLFVSQVLLVIISVMPGSSQVRKLKEKKEMHMWSLQILNKLHERAARCTYEMNPKNHEAGSEYEYLIRERDRGMTPILLASRNGIVEMVEKILQLFPMAIHDTNGCNWNIVLEAVENRQSHIYEFLLNSSHLIDKEGAFHAVDYHRNNALHLAGKLANYRYLQRIPTSMLQMQWEVKWYQYVQNSLPPYFVVQKNDRGDTPDEIFQMEHQRLEDASKQWLNSTSNSCSFIAALIATVAFASSASVPGGVKQDTGEPVFENHLAFSIFAMASLVALCCSVISLLIFLAIFISKDQDKDFTTNLPRNFLFGLTSLFISMTAMLTCFCSGNFLMLKGQLKYAAILVYALTGLLMAYFVLKHFPLFIDLLKATFRKVPERIYKEYL
- the LOC117918441 gene encoding uncharacterized protein LOC117918441 isoform X1 gives rise to the protein MEGTMASTSDADASDLESIKRKLIKSLASSWEEVVQIYEQDPRAHKIEIGPSRNTALHIAVSSGREGIVERLVKSIAKNGNPVDVLSIGNRDGNNPLHLGASLGSISICRCITGEYRQMFGTRNNMDDTPLLRAARYGKKDVFLWLYDMCEGNAAHDYFQNKYGETILHLAIDGGCMDLAFQIICKQEDLMDSVDRDGISPLHVLAEKPTAFRSGIHLGWFNKIIYHCISVEELIPAGTSKAKKNFFQELRKLIKLPGKSKKHLDLENPEEGQGIEHHGHNSTNIGAQGHKPFHSKYGRCLRFIKLFVSQVLLVIISVMPGSSQVRKLKEKKEMHMWSLQILNKLHERAARCTYEMNPKNHEAGSEYEYLIRERDRGMTPILLASRNGIVEMVEKILQLFPMAIHDTNGCNWNIVLEAVENRQSHIYEFLLNSSHLIDKEGAFHAVDYHRNNALHLAGKLANYRYLQRIPTSMLQMQWEVKWYQYVQNSLPPYFVVQKNDRGDTPDEIFQMEHQRLEDASKQWLNSTSNSCSFIAALIATVAFASSASVPGGVKQDTGEPVFENHLAFSIFAMASLVALCCSVISLLIFLAIFISKDQDKDFTTNLPRNFLFGLTSLFISMTAMLTCFCSGNFLMLKGQLKYAAILVYALTGLLMAYFVLKHFPLFIDLLKATFRKVPERIYKEYL
- the LOC117918444 gene encoding ankyrin repeat-containing protein ITN1-like, giving the protein MVSDPETSLRIALAKSLASSWEEAVKIYEREPRAHKIRISQSGNTALHIAVSCEQEDTVEQLVKSIAKNGHLWDVLSIENADGNNPLHLAASLGSISMCKCITDECKELLGSRNREGHTPLLRAVRYGKKEAFLWLYGMCEGNTATGYCKNGDGKNVLHLAIEGGHMDLAFQIIQKEEDLMDSFDREGISPLHVLAEKPTAFRSGIHLSLLNKIMYHCIFVEELVPGAPKAKKNIFQELQKMIKLPGKSKKHLDQENPEEGQGIELHGHNSTNIGAQGHKTFPSKYGRCLRFIKLLVSQVLLVIISVLPGSSQIRKLKEKKEMHVWSLQIMNKLLEHAARHTYEMNPKHDEPSQRHYDCCISEYGYFRRGEALETPILVASKNGIMEMVTKILELFPMAIYDIHKENWKNTVLMAVENRQSHIYDFLLNRKHLLDREIAFRAVDYRRNTALHLAGKLAGYHHRQHIPTSMLQMQWEVKWYQYVQNSVRFNIRENRDDCTPDEIFQKNHANLEDESKRWIDSTSNSCSFIAALIATVAFASSASVPGGVNQDTGVPILLHHLAFSIFAMSSLLALSCSMISLLIFLAIFVSKDQNQDFTRNLPRKFLLGLTSLFISIAAMLTCFCSGNFLMLKHQLKYAAIPVYALTGLVMAYFVLKHFPLFIDLMKATFRKVPERIYKEYL